From the Equus przewalskii isolate Varuska chromosome 19, EquPr2, whole genome shotgun sequence genome, one window contains:
- the LOC103544907 gene encoding putative olfactory receptor 2B8, protein MEKTNDSTFSGFILLGFSGRPQLETTLFVVILIIYFLSSLGNGTIILLSVLDPRLHTPLYFFLSNLSFMDLCLTTCTDPQTLANFKGKDKIITYGGCVTQLFISLGLGGTECVLLSVMAYDRYAAVCRPLHYMVIMHPQLCLQLTVTAWFTGFGSSVVQTALTMTLPLCGKNQVDHFFCEVPVMLKLACTDTSIHETEMFTVSVFFLVVPLSFILISYGHITSAVLKMKSAQGRRKAFGTCGSHLMVVIIFFGTLISMYLQPPSSYLKDMNKSIALFYTLVTPLLNPLIYSLRNKDVKGALRRLVRTTIDRERANAGLAGQSACAPNFSVTRN, encoded by the coding sequence atggaaaaaactaaTGACAGCACCTTCTCTGGATTCATTCTCCTGGGCTTCTCCGGCAGGCCTCAGCTAGAAACTACTCTCTTTGTGGTCATCTTGATCATCTACTTTTTGAGCTCTCTAGGTAATGGCACAATTATCCTTTTGTCAGTTTTGGATCCTCGCCTCCATACccctttgtatttcttcctctccaacctcTCTTTCATGGATCTTTGTTTGACTACTTGCACTGACCCTCAGACACTGGCCAACTTTAAGGGAAAAGACAAGATCATCACCTATGGTGGCTGTGTGACCcaacttttcatttccttgggacTCGGGGGAACAGAATGTGTCCTCCTGTCtgtcatggcctatgaccgctatgcaGCTGTATGCCGCCCACTCCACTACATGGTGATCATGCATCCCCAACTTTGCTTGCAGCTTACTGTAACTGCTTGGTTTACAGGATTTGGTAGTTCTGTAGTACAGACGGCATTGACCATGACTCTCCCCCTCTGTGGTAAAAACCAAGTagatcatttcttctgtgaagttCCAGTGATGCTGAAACTGGCCTGCACCGACACCTCCATCCACGAGACTGAAATGTTTACCGTCAGTGTCTTCTTCTTGGTGGTGCCCCTGTCATTCATCTTAATATCCTATGGTCACATCACCAGTGCAGTCCTGAAGATGAAGTCAGCCCAGGGGAGGCGGAAGGCTTTTGGAACCTGTGGCTCTCACCTAATGGTAGTGATCATTTTCTTTGGTACACTCATCTCCATGTacctccagcctccctccagtTATTTGAAGGATATGAACAAAAGCATTGCCCTCTTCTATACTCTGGTGACTCCCCTGCTGAATCCCCTGATTTACTCTCTCAGGAACAAGGATGTCAAAGGGGCGCTAAGGAGACTAGTGAGGACAACCATAGATCGAGAAAGAGCTAATGCAGGGCTTGCAGGCCAAAGCGCTTGTGCACCAAACTTCTCAGTGACTAGAAACTAG